The genomic window TGATGAGTCTCGAGGAGCTGGGGGTCGAGGCGGATGAGATGAAAGACATGAGTCTGAGCGGCATCCGGGACCCGCGGGAAATCGATCCGGAAATGGAAATCCGCAAGAAGGAACTCAAGCGGCTGTTGGCGGAAGCCGTCAGGTCCCTCAGTCATCGGGAGCAGACCGTGCTTTCCCTGTATTATGTCGAAGAATTGACGCTCAAAGAAATTGGAAAGGTCCTTGACCTGACGGAATCGCGGATTTGCCAGATTCATTCCCAGGCCCTTTCCAAATTGCGGCAGGCAATGCGGAAAAACGGGGCTATGGAATAGGGGCCGTCCGGCAACGGGAGCCAGACCCAGTGGATTGCACAGAACGTGTGCGGAATGGAAAGGAGAATACGATGATGGAATGGTGGATGTCCTGGAAAACGATGTTCGTCGTGCTCGATATAGCGGGAATTATCGTGTGCACACTGATTGTGGTCATGCTGTACCGAAAACACAAGAAAAATGCCCATCCATCGGTTCTCCAGAAAAACCTTCGGATGTCCCGAGATCATGGGGAATATCCGAGATCGGAAGCGGGTTTCGATCGCGTGTTTGCCAATGTTTTGGCCTATCCGGCTCAGCCTGGCGCCAAAGAGAACAAAAACGGCAAGATCGATCCGTATGAAGAAGCGCGATGGCTTGCGGAACTGGGTATGAGCATCAACGGGATTGCGGAACGGGTCGATCTTCCGCGGTGTGAAATCGAGTTGATCATCGATTTGTGCCGCGTGCGATCTTCCAGCGTCAACAAGGGGCGCAAACTGGCGGAGGTTTTTTGAAAGGGTCACGTACCCACTTCGTGGGTGTCATGGGCTGCTGCGCAGCGTCAAGTGGCCACTTTGTGGCCGTCATATGGCCGCAAGCGGCCGTCAAGTGCGCACTTCGTGCGCGTCAGGTACCCACTTTGTGGGTGTCATGTGCTGCTACGCAGCGTCAAGTGGCCACTTTGTGGCCGTCAGGTGAGCACTGCGTGCTCGTCAAGTGGCTGCTGCGCAGCCGTCACGGGTGGTCATGGGATGGTGTGGGGGCGTCAACGATCTGACGTGAAGGCATCGGGTTTGGGATTTGGAGAAGAGCGATGAGCGGAGAGATTTCCAGCATTTTGTCGGGTGCATTGATGCAGGAGGCCCGGCTGGACGTGTTGGCCAACAACGCCGCCAATGTCAACACCATCGGTTTCAAGGAAGACAAGGTGTTCCGGATTCCCGACAGCAGCCGCCCCGTTTGGGAGACGCCCGATGGAACGCCACTCAAGGGGATGACGCTCAACACCGAAGTGGCGATTCCCGTTGCTTCCTATGTCAATATGGAGCAGGGCAGGTTGATCGAGACCCACAATGCGCTCGATGTTTCGATCGACGGCAAGGGATTGTTCGTTGTTCAGGGCATGGGCAAAAACCTCTATACCCGAAAAGGCAGTTTTACACTGAACCAGGATGGTACACTCGTTACCCAGGATGGTTTTCCCGTCATGGGGCAGGGCGGTCCGATCACCATCAACGGAAAAGAAGTGGAAATTACCCAGGACGGTACGATTGTCGTCGATGGGCAGGAGATGGACAAGTTGAATCTGGTCGAATTTCCCGACAGTGTCCGGATGCTCAAGGCTGGGGATGCCTGTTTCGAGCCGGCCGATCCCAATGTCCAGCCGACACAGGCCCAATCGGCATCCGTCTTGCAAGGATACGTGGAAGGCTCCAACGTCGATCCGATTCGGGTGATGACGGAAATGATCGATGTGCTGAGGGGATACGAATCCTATCAGAAGGCGATGTTATCCATGAACGATATCGTTTCCAAGACCGTCAACGAGGTGGGAAAGATTACATGAGCCTGCCGGATGTTATTACAATATCATGAAATGATTACGGCATGTACGCTTTTATATAGTGTCTGAACGGAAATACCGTTTGGAGAACAACCTGAGCCGGAGGGCAGGCTGTTTTGCGATACAGTGGGAACTTGTTTGAAGCCGCCTGAGATCGTTGGGTCGGGCGTTCTCAAGGCGAAAGCACGATATAAACCCCTCATTCATTGGATTCGGCGTTTCTTGATGGACACGGATCCGCCCGACCCGTACGAGATCGGGCGGCTGAGTTTTCACGCTGTATCGCAAAATTGCCTGCCCGCAGGCGGCGCACTGCTCCAAATAGGGGTTTTTCGTTCAGGTACGATAGCAGGTAGAATCGGTTAAGGAGGTTTCATGTCTTCTCGAGCATTATCCATTGCGGCCACGGGCATGCAGGCCCAAACCCTGAACATCGACGTGATCGCAAACAACCTCGCCAACGTCAGCACACCCGGTTTCAAAAAGAGCAGGGCCGATTTTCAGGACCTGCTGTATCAGAATCTCAGACCGGCGGGGACCGCCTCTTCAACCGGAGAACAGGTGCCGACCGGCATTCAGCTCGGTCAGGGAACCAGGCCGGTTGCCACCCAGCGCATATTCGCGCAGGGGGATTACCAGTACACGAAGAACGAACTCGATGTCGCCATCGAAGGAGACGGGTTCTTTCAGATCAAGCAAGCCAGCGGTGATATCGCCTATTCAAGGGGGGGAAACTTCAAATTGAACAGTGACGGTAAAATCGTGACTTCAGACGGCTATTCACTGGAGCCCGAAATCACCATTCCCTCCGATGCCGTGTCGGTATCCATCGAAAGTGATGGCACCGTCTCCGTCGTTCAGGCGGGTCAGGTGACACCGGTTCAAATCGGATCGATCGAAACGGCCCGATTCATCAATCCGGCCGGGCTTCGCAGCATCGGGAAAAATCTGTATATCGAAACCGCGGCATCCGGTGCGCCTGTGACAGGAGCGCCCGGGGCCGA from Desulfatirhabdium butyrativorans DSM 18734 includes these protein-coding regions:
- the flgG gene encoding flagellar basal-body rod protein FlgG, translated to MSSRALSIAATGMQAQTLNIDVIANNLANVSTPGFKKSRADFQDLLYQNLRPAGTASSTGEQVPTGIQLGQGTRPVATQRIFAQGDYQYTKNELDVAIEGDGFFQIKQASGDIAYSRGGNFKLNSDGKIVTSDGYSLEPEITIPSDAVSVSIESDGTVSVVQAGQVTPVQIGSIETARFINPAGLRSIGKNLYIETAASGAPVTGAPGADGRGNLSQGFLEMSNVSVVDEMVNMIAAQRAYEINSKAIQTSDDMMQMANNLKR
- a CDS encoding DUF2802 domain-containing protein, which translates into the protein MMEWWMSWKTMFVVLDIAGIIVCTLIVVMLYRKHKKNAHPSVLQKNLRMSRDHGEYPRSEAGFDRVFANVLAYPAQPGAKENKNGKIDPYEEARWLAELGMSINGIAERVDLPRCEIELIIDLCRVRSSSVNKGRKLAEVF
- the flgF gene encoding flagellar basal-body rod protein FlgF; the encoded protein is MSGEISSILSGALMQEARLDVLANNAANVNTIGFKEDKVFRIPDSSRPVWETPDGTPLKGMTLNTEVAIPVASYVNMEQGRLIETHNALDVSIDGKGLFVVQGMGKNLYTRKGSFTLNQDGTLVTQDGFPVMGQGGPITINGKEVEITQDGTIVVDGQEMDKLNLVEFPDSVRMLKAGDACFEPADPNVQPTQAQSASVLQGYVEGSNVDPIRVMTEMIDVLRGYESYQKAMLSMNDIVSKTVNEVGKIT